From Parasteatoda tepidariorum isolate YZ-2023 chromosome 1, CAS_Ptep_4.0, whole genome shotgun sequence, one genomic window encodes:
- the LOC107438743 gene encoding cilia- and flagella-associated protein 184 has translation MDSEIISSDDDDSKESDIQRNFDDINKHEGNHFSEIVERKISNKEELIKKIMDIKKEEKTLLAENIMLQQILSGLFKGPLGHDFKQDSEMPSSSNKQTFFNMLNMIDEKEEEIRTFELKSCQEIDDLRKQISETELKYNELNGEFKSLKEKAALQSVNSNTGETFSKEEVNKLLQKEHEAEENLQYYQLEYMRKNYDLQEAIQKKRSLIEGPVNYAEYDVICTEIENNIEVTKQLKEETAELQKKIFSMINIISHLNQKLQFVQHQKGITAAEEKSLDEELNKMRSNLFEEKTKYNKMKEKNEDLQHRFILLQHPKLIDDYKHIKEENDLAQKELQQLKDAYASSMKIVTESQK, from the exons ATGGATTCCGAAATAATATCAAGTGATGATGACGACTCAAAAGAAAGCGACATTCAAAGGAATTTTGATGACATAAATAAGCACGAAGGCAATCATTTTTCCGAAATAGTTGAAAGAAAGATATCAAACAAAgaggaattaattaaaaaaataatg gatataaagaaagaagaaaaaactttgttGGCAGAAAATATCATGCTTCAACAGATACTATCAGGTTTATTTAAGGGACCCTTGGGTCAC gaTTTTAAACAAGACAGTGAGATGCCATCAAGTTCTAACAAACAAACGTTTTTTAACATGTTAA aCATGATTGACGAGAAAGAGGAAGAGATACgcacatttgaattaaaatcctGCCAAGAAATTGATGATTTGAGAAAGCAAATATCAGAAACAGAGTTAAAGTACAACGAATTGAATGGTgaatttaaatcacttaaaGAAAAAGCTGCTCTTCAATCTGTAAATAGCAATACAGGGGAAACATTCTCCAAAGAG gaaGTGAATAAGCTCTTACAGAAAGAACATGAAGCAGAAGAAAATTTACAGTACTATCAATTGGAATACATGAGAAAGAATTATGATTTACAAGAAGCTATTCAGAAAAAGAGGAGCTTA ataGAGGGGCCAGTGAATTATGCCGAATATGATGTAATATGTACAGAAATTGAGAATAATATAGAGGTTACTAAGCAATTGAAAGAA gAAACTGCagaattacaaaagaaaattttttccatgaTAAACATCATCAGCCATCTAAACCAGAAACTACAATTTGTTCAACATCAAAAAGGAATAACTGCTGCAGAAGAGAAGTCATTAgatgaagaattaaataaa ATGCGTAGTAAcctatttgaagaaaaaacaaaatataacaaaatgaaagagaaaaatgaagaCTTACAGCACAGATTTATTCTCCTTCAACACCCTAAACTTATTGATGATTACAAacatataaaagaagaaaatgatcTTGCTCAAAAAGAATTACAGCAATTAAAAGATGCATATGCAAGTTCTATGAAAATAGTTACTGAATCGCAAAAATGA
- the LOC107438745 gene encoding thymidine kinase, cytosolic → MLVNKDKTSVGSTQSKGQIQVIFGPMFSGKTTELIRRLRRYQIAKHKCLIVKYANDVRYDAVSIATHDRQCLSAISATTLTDLENIASNYSVIGIDEGQFFPDTVQFAEKMANNGKVVIVAALDGTFQRKEFGDILLLVPLAESVIKLTAVCMICFEEASFTKRIGNETELEVIGGTDKYMAVCRRCYTSDPIRNSSMPLCESSPKKQKVDCCT, encoded by the exons atgttagttaataaagataaaacatctGTTGGTTCAACTCAATCAAAGGGTCAAATTCAG GTAATATTCGGGCCAATGTTCTCTGGGAAAAC gaCAGAATTAATTCGGCGGTTGAGACGTTATCAAATTGCAAAGCATAAATGCTTAATTGTGAAATACGCTAATGATGTTCGCTATGATGCTGTAAGCATAGCAACACATGATAG GCAATGCTTATCAGCAATTTCTGCAACAACTTTAACAGACTTAGAAAACATTGCATCCAATTATAGTGTAATTGGAATTGATGAAGGACAATTT tttccagATACTGTTCAATTTGCTGAAAAAATGGCAAATAATGGAAAAGTTGTTATAGTGGCTGCATTAGATGGtacatttcaaagaaaa GAATTTGGAGACATACTTTTACTGGTACCATTGGCTGAAAGTGTAATTAAGTTAACTGCAGTATGTATGATATGCTTTGAGGAAGCATCATTTACAAAAAGAATTGGAAATGAAACTGAG cttgaaGTCATTGGCGGTACAGATAAATATATGGCTGTGTGTCGACGTTGCTATACTTCAGACCCAATCCGAAATTCATCGATGCCCTTGTGTGAATCATCTCCCAAGAAACAAAAAGTTGACTGCTGTACTTGa